Genomic DNA from Desulfuromonas versatilis:
TTTCCGGCGGGAATTGCTCAATCCAAACCTGGGAATGCTGCCTTGTCGAACCCGACATGGGATGGTTCAATTTGTCGAAAACACATGGTTTTTTCCCGACATCGGGTGGCGCGATGATAGATATCTGATGTTGGCGATAGGTTTCTCGGGTAGGCTTTTTTCCAACACAGGCCCACTCGTGAAATTCCGTCAGCAAAGGAGGTCAAGTCATGAAGCGTCTCGTTCTCAGCATGTTGGTATCCGGGGTCCTGCTGCTCCCCGCAGTCTCCGCAACCGCCGGTGACTTGCGCGGCACCATCAGCGTTACATTCGGTGGAGTACCGGTGGTTTACCTCCCCCCGCCGACCACTGTCGTGGTCAAGGAGCATCACTACCACCCCAGGCACGAACACAGGCACGGCAAGCATTGGAAGAATTGGAAGCATGAGGTTCGCCACCGCCATGATTGCGACGGGAGGGCCCGCTATGTGGAAAAGGTCTATTATGACGACGGGCGGAGCTATCGCAGGGAGAAACTGATCGTCCGCGACGATCACCGCAACCACCGCGACCGCTGGGACTATTGAGCCCGCCACTTCCCTTCAACGCGCCTCTTTCCTCCAGGCCCCGCCGGCAAAGCCGGCGGGGCTTTCACGATTAAAGCCAAAGGGTTATACTAAAATCAAGATGGTTGCGAGGGAAGCTGGACGCAGCTTCCTTTTTGCCCTGGAAAACTAGCCCTCCTGGTTTCCAGGGCTTTTTTTTCTGGTCAATGGGGTAATCAGGCCACATTGCTTTGAAATCGGAGCGCCCGGCGGGGCGGTTCGCACAGTATTTGCAACCCATGAGAAATATTACATTCCGACTACCAAGGAGGGCGCATGTCGAACCCGTTGTACAAAATCGTTTTTCGTGGGGAGCTGGCTGCCGGATTTGCCAGGGAGGAGGTCGAAGCCAACCTCAGGGCCCGTTTCCGCTACAGTGATGCGGCTTTGGCAAAACTATTTTCAAACCGGGCACTGGCACTGAAGGGCGAGCTGGACCGGCCAACGGCGTTGAAATTCCAGGAGGCATTGGAAAGGGCGGGCCTTATCGTGGAAATTCAGCCCATGGGCGCGGCCAGGCCCTCGCCGGCAACCGGGGAGGAATGTCCCCAGGCCAGCGATTCTCCGGAAAATGCAGGGCCGACCCGGGAAGCCGCCGGAGGTGGTGAGCCGGCGCCGAGCACGGACAAGGAACCTGAAGAGGCCGCGGCGTCTTCCCTGCCGCAGCCGCAGGGGCCGGAAACTCAGGATGCCTCCACGGAAATTACAGCAGCGGAAGAGGCGGAAGATGGCGCGGGGCAGGAGGGAGTGATTCTGACCGAGGTGATCTATCAGTCGATGCGGCAGACCCGGCCCTGGGTTCGGCTGATCGCCATTTTGCTGTTCCTGGGTGCCGTTTTGGGTCTTCTCGGCAGCGTGGCCCCGCTGCTGGCCGGATTGCCGGGGACTCCCGGGGCTCCTCCATATCTGCTGGTGTTTCTGGCCCAGGCTATTTTCTGCCTGTTCTATCTGGTCCCTGCCTGGTACCTGTTCAAATACGCCAAGGCGATTGGAGCGCTGCTCGCTGGCGGCGGCACTGCTGAACTGGAATCGGCCCTGCTCAGCCAGAAGTCGTTTTGGAAATTTTCCGGAATCATGGCTTTGGTTGGGCTGGTTTTGGCTCTGGTGGGTGTGGTGGCTGCGGTGGCGATTCCCATGTTCATGGGATAAAGTCCCCCTTTAGTGTCCCAAGGGGCAGGGGTTGCATCCGCTGGCCACCCAAATCGGCGGCCTGTTGAATATATTCCGCAGAGGTTCATACTTTAAGCAGATGTCGATTCCGGCATCCGGAACGCAACCAATACTCTGCGGAGAGTTGCCATGACGCGCATCGAAAAAATCTTGATTGTTCTGCTGATTCTGGTTTTTGGCCTGGTCCCGGTAGCCCTGGCCAAGGGCGGCGGGTCCGGCCACGGCGGGGGCCATTCGGGCCGGGGCGGAGGGGACGACCATGGCCGGCACCGCTCGGGGCACCACGGCGAGTTCGAGGTTGAACACCACGGCCGCCATGGCGGCATCTCGCTGGACGATCGTGGCCGTCACCACCACGGCAACCTGCTCTTCGATCATCACCATGGCGATGGCGATCACGGCCATCATCACCTGGAGATGGAATTTGAGGACCATGGGCGGCATGGGGTGGGGGAGGTGGAGATTCATCGCAGCAGCGGGCATTGATCGCCACCTCGAAGATTGAAAGTTGAACCTGGGGCCTTGAACCTCGAAGTTCGAACTTCGAACGTCAAAACCGCCGGTTCCGTCCGGCATCCGGGTTACTGCTTTGCTGGTCCAAAGAAGTAACCAAGAAAGGACCTCGCCTGGCGGCGGGCACTTCTGCCGCGTGCGGGCGGAGCTGTTGCCACCGGTGCTGCGGAAGAGTTCCCTTTCGTCTTCGTTGGTCCCACTTTTCAGCCAGGGTGGGGCGCCGACGATCTACGGGGCTGTTGCAAACCACGGTGCTGCCAAAAGAAAATAAATCCCACTGCCCACTGCCCACTGCCCACTGCCCACTGCCCACTGCCCACTGCCCACTGCCCACTGCCCACTGCCCGCCATAATATTGCATTTCCCAAGTGCATCCCGCACCGCAAAATGTTATCTTAGTGCGCGAAATCCTTGTCGAATCGTAACAAAGGGAGGGACAATGGAGATCCAGCTCCTCTGGTGGCACTGGATGGTCTTGGGCATGCTGCTGATGCTGGCCGAGATTTTCGTGCCTAGCTTCACCATCTTCTGGTTCGGCCTGGCCGGACTGGTGGTGGCTGTCCTGCTTTGGTTGGCGCCCGAGCTGGCCATCAGCTGGCAGGTAGTTATCTGGGCGCTGGCGAGTATCGGGTTCACCATCGCCTGGTTCCGCTTCTTCAAGCCGACCATGACCGACCGCACCAAGGCGGGGCTTTCCCGGGAGGCGGTGGTCGGTGAAATCGGCCAGGTGATCCGCGACCCCCAGGACGGGCGCCGCGGGGTGGTGCGCTTTTCCCTGCCGCTGCTCGGCGACGACGAATGGGAGTTCGTCACCACCGAAGAACTCAAGGTCGGGGACCGGGTGGTCGTGGTGGACGTCTCGGGAAACACCCTGGTGGTGGCCAAAAAAGGCAACTGAGTCTCAACTGTTTTCGGAGGGTTTATCATGGAAGGTCTTATTATTGCGGTCATTTTCGCCATTCTGGTGCTGGTCACCATCTCCCTCGGCGTGCGCCTGGTTCCCCAGGGGTACAAGTACGTCGTCCAGCGTCTCGGCAAATACCACAAAACCCTTGGCCCGGGGCTCAATATCATCATCCCCTATGTCGACACCGTTGCCTACAAGGTGACCACCAAGGATATTGTGCTCGACATCCCCAGCCAGGATGTCATCACCAAGGACAACGTGGTGATCATCGCCAACGCGGTGGCCTACATCAATATCGTCACCCCGGAAAAGGCGGTCTACGGCGTCGAAAATTACACCCTGGCCATCCAGACCCTGGTGCAGACCTCGCTGCGCTCCATCGTCGGCGAGATGGAACTCGATGACGCGCTCTCCAGCCGCGACCAGATCAAGGCCAAGCTCAAGGCAAGCATCTCCGACGACATCGCCGACTGGGGGATCACCCTTAAGACCGTGGAGATCCAGGACATCAACCCCAGCCCCACCATGCAGAAGGCGATGGAGGAGCAGGCCGCCGCCGAGCGTTTGCGGCGCGCAACTGTCACCAAGGCCGACGGCGAGAAGCAGGCTGCGATCCTCCAGGCCGAGGGGCGCTTCGAGGCCTCCAAGCGCGACGCCCAAGCCAAGATCGTGCTGGCCCAGGCCAGCCAGCAGGCCATCGAAAAGGTAGCCCAGGCGATTCAGGAAAAGGAGCTGCCGGTGGTCTATCTGCTCGGGGAGAAATATATCGAAGCGGTCAAAGGGCTCTCCGAAAGCCCCAACGGCAAGACCATCCTGCTGCCCGCCGACATCCCCGCCGCGGTGCGAGGCATCATGGGGGCCATGGGGAAATAACCCGCGGAGGCAATAAATGCAGGCCAAGGTTCTCGCAAAACAGTTGAAGGCCGGCAAGGCGCCTTGCATCGTCGATGTGCGCAGCGGTTTCGAATTCAGGTCGGGCCACATCCCCGGGGCGGTGCACGCACCGGCCCTGAAGATCCTGCTGCGGATGGCGAATCTGCCCCGGGACAAGGAGGCTCTGCTGGTGGTGACCTGCGAGCACGGTCCCCGCGCCCAGCTGGCCAAATCCCTGCTCGGCCTGGCAGGCTACCGCAACATCGAGCTTCTCGAGGGGCACATGGCGGGCTGGCGTCGCGCCGGGCTGCCGGTGGAAAAATAACCCGTCCGACATCAATTCTATCCGCAAGGAGGAGGCAATGCGCACCACCAACCCCGTCCTGAAAGAAA
This window encodes:
- a CDS encoding NfeD family protein — translated: MEIQLLWWHWMVLGMLLMLAEIFVPSFTIFWFGLAGLVVAVLLWLAPELAISWQVVIWALASIGFTIAWFRFFKPTMTDRTKAGLSREAVVGEIGQVIRDPQDGRRGVVRFSLPLLGDDEWEFVTTEELKVGDRVVVVDVSGNTLVVAKKGN
- a CDS encoding SPFH domain-containing protein; protein product: MEGLIIAVIFAILVLVTISLGVRLVPQGYKYVVQRLGKYHKTLGPGLNIIIPYVDTVAYKVTTKDIVLDIPSQDVITKDNVVIIANAVAYINIVTPEKAVYGVENYTLAIQTLVQTSLRSIVGEMELDDALSSRDQIKAKLKASISDDIADWGITLKTVEIQDINPSPTMQKAMEEQAAAERLRRATVTKADGEKQAAILQAEGRFEASKRDAQAKIVLAQASQQAIEKVAQAIQEKELPVVYLLGEKYIEAVKGLSESPNGKTILLPADIPAAVRGIMGAMGK
- a CDS encoding rhodanese-like domain-containing protein; the protein is MQAKVLAKQLKAGKAPCIVDVRSGFEFRSGHIPGAVHAPALKILLRMANLPRDKEALLVVTCEHGPRAQLAKSLLGLAGYRNIELLEGHMAGWRRAGLPVEK